The sequence below is a genomic window from Salminus brasiliensis chromosome 6, fSalBra1.hap2, whole genome shotgun sequence.
ACAACTCGAGCCTGTCCCTCGAAGCCGCCGCCAGGAGCAATTCTCGCGCCGAGCAAAGGACTCAGCTCCCTGCTGCCGAAAGTGAGTACAAAACGCTGAAAATCAGCGAACTTGGCTCGCAGTTGAGCGACGAGGAGATCGAGGATGGGCTTTTTCACGAGTTTAAAAAATTCGGCGATGTGAGCGTCAAAATTAGCCGCGTGAACGACGAGAGGATCGCTTTTGTGAACTTTAGGAGGCCCGACGATGCCAGGGCTGCGAAGCATGCTCGGGGCCGGCTGGTGCTTTATGACCGTCCTTTGAAAATAGAGGCAGTGTACATGAACAGGAGGAGAAGTCGCTCTCCAGTGGAGAAGGACCACTTCTCCGCCGTGGCTGGCCACAGACATTTGCACACCCAGAGGCCTCTTTCCCCCACTGGACTCGGTTATAGGGACTACAGGTTACAGCAGTTAGCCCTCGGCCGGCTTCCTccgccccctccccctcctttacccagagagctggagagagagagagagtttgctTTCTACGAGGCAAGAGCGAGGCCTGCTTACATTGCTGAGCGGGCCGCTGCGTTCCGTGAGGAGGATTTCATCTCTCCGGAGGACGACCAAAGAGCCAACCGGACTTTGTTTTTGGGCAACCTGGACATCACGGTGACGGAGAGTGATCTGAGGAGGGCGTTCGACCGGTTCGGGACCATCACTGAGGTGGATATCAAACGACCCACACGCGGCCAGAACAGCACATATGGCTTTCTTAAGTTTGAGAACTTGGACATGGCCCACAGAGCAAAAATCAGCATGTCTGGCAAAGTGGTCGGCCGAAATGCCATTAAAATCGGCTATGGAAAGGCAACCCCAACTACACGCCTCTGGGTGGGAGGCCTTGGACCTTGGGTTCCCCTGGCTGCGTTAGCCAGGGAATTTGACCGTTTTGGCACTATTAGGACTATAGACTACAGAAAAGGAGACACGTGGGCCTACATTCAGTATGAAAGCTTGGATGCAGCTCAGGCAGCCTGCACCCATATGCGTGGCTTTCCCCTCGGAGGACCAGACCGACGGCTGAGGGTGGACTTCGCTGACACAGAGCACCGCTACCAACAGCAGTTCTTGCAGCCGCTGCCACTGCCACACTATGACCTTGTGACGGAGTCTTTCGTCCACCGTGCCACTCCTGAAGCGATCAGGGTCAGAGAAAGGACTCCCCCGCCACTGCACTTTAGAGAACGAGAGCTGTATGCTGGGGCTGAGTGGCCAGCCCCGGCTATTCGTGAACGTGTAAGGACTCCTGCTTTCGAACCCCTGGAGCACTTGGAGCGTGAGCGGCGGCCAAGAGAACCCTGGTCCCTGGAGCGTGAGCTGCCTGGCAGGGATGCTGCTCGCAAACGGCGTCTCCTAGAAGATGGGCGGCACTTGGAGTGCTCACCTGACAGCAGCAGTGAGTGGGCGGCCCGGCGTAGGAGACCTCCGTCCCTGGAGGGCAGCCCTGGAGGCAGCAGCCGTGATGGCCGTTTGAGTGACTCTGAGCGCCCGCTTAGAGCAGAGCGGCCGTCTCCAGCACGTGAGCGTCGCAGCAGCTTGGACAGAGGGCCTGGGGAAAAGAGGCtaaagagcagcagcagcctgtCCGAGTCCAGCATCGGAACAAGCCCATCACAGAGAAAGCGCAAAGCGGGAGAAGCAAGCAAAGGCCCCTCCAAGAGAGAGCGAGCGGAGGGGGGTTCCAAGGGCAGCCAGTCATCCAAGCAAGACCCAGGCGGAAAGTTGAGCATGGCCTGGAATGGCATGCTGCTGCTGAAGAACAGCAACTTCCCAGCCAGCATGCACATCCTAGAGGGTGACCTCAGCGTGGCCAGCGGCCTCCTCGTCGATGGCAGCACTGGAGGCAAGGTCACCCAGCTCCGAATCACGCAGCGCCTTCGACTCGACCAACCCAAAATGGATGAAGTGTCTCGCCGCATCAAAGTTGCTGGCCCGGGCGGGTACGCGATTCTCCTGGCAGTTCCTGGCAGCTCCGAGGAcccctcatcctcctcttcagCGGATCCGGCAGCTTCAACGCAACGTCCCCTGCGCAACCTGGTCTCCTACCTGAAGCAAAAGCAGGCAGCCGGAGTCATCAGCTTACCTGTCGGGGGCAGTCGCGATAAGGACAACACGGGGGTACTGCATGCCTTTCCGCCCTGtgatttctctcagcagttctTAGATTCCTCTGCGAAAGCTCTTGCCAAAACAGAAGAGGACTACCTGGTCATGATCATCGTCCGTGGAGCATCCTAACAATCAgaacacaccaaaaaaaaagcattgttaaaaaaaagaaaaaaaaaagaaatgtctcAATTGCATGCTCTGTTAAGCCTGGTGCAGAAAACTATAGTTTAAAGGGGTACGTGTCATCTGTTCTGCCAAATGCAATGCATGGGGGGAAAAACATGTCACTCAGATAGCTGAATTGGTTTTCATATTGCAATATTTGCTTATCATTACAAGTTGAGTGTTTGTCCAAACCAAATCATCTTTGTGCAAAGCTGTATTATAAGAGTGGTTGATAAAAAGCAGACATAGAGTTAGAAAATTGAATATTTGCCAGAATACTCTGTTATAAAtcctatctttttttttttgcatagcAGTTAGATTGCAAGCAGTTGCCCTTACggataataacaaaaaatgttGATCGATTCATGTaggaatgtttgtgttttctgatTTAAAAGGGTAATTGACTTATTGTGATTTAATGCTTGGAACAATCAGTTAACGAGTCAGTGATAAAGTGTAACATAGGCCTAGGTGTGTAGTTCTGTAGGCACCTACAACAGTCAAGATCTTTCTCACATAGAAACTGCATGTTTACTCCGGTGTCGTGTTTTGAAACACTTGCACAGGTATTTCGCGTTCAAATTTCTGCATAATACAGGCTAATGTTGTATACAATGATAGACACAACATGTACCTTAGTATTGAAATGTTCATCAGTGTGGAACTGGACAAGCAGTTAATGCAGCTACAGATTATCGTTTTGTGTAAGATTTTATTATACCCAGGACCTCTTCAAACGTGAATCCTTATTTTGGGCTACATCTTTTAATTTAACATGTTAAAGAAAACATTAGTCTGACTAGTCCACATGAGCTTATAatttcagtaaaagtaaaattcAAGATTTCTGGTCATATTGTCATGGTAACAGTGAAGCATCTTGTTCAGTGTGAGATATGGTTTACTGTCTATATTCAGGTTACATAttgccccccctccctctcaAGGCCATTTAAATTCTAAAAGTAGTAATGTAAGACAATAACCATGTTCTCATTTGCTTTTTCCTGTGCTCCCACACTGAGTACCTAAACATTTTTGTTAAAGTCTGGTGAATTTGTAAGCAACTGGTTTCTATTGTTttcagtgttaataataataataataagctagTTGATTACAGTTATGAAACACACTCGAATCATTAATGAATGtggcctttttgttttttgtcaacgCTGGCTACAGTTTTTTGTCTGTACCACATTAACGGCATTAAGAAAGCTATGATTCTGCTCAGTTGACGTAGGTACAAAAATGAGTTGAAAACGGTTCATTGTTCCTTGATTATTGATGtgatgtaattaattatgtacCATAATATATCTAACATATATTAACTTCAGTTATCAGTGTAGGTCATACTTCAAGCAGGGCTGCTCTATGTAGAAAGAAACTCTGTTACGTGTTCAGTACCTTCAGGTACATGCACAGAATGTTTTAGTTGTTTGACTAATGATAAGATTGTTTGGTAAACTATTAAAACAAAACCATAGAAGATCTGAAATTGGTCAATGTCACAATGCTGGTTAAATAGAATCTGTTAATTGCCAATGTAAAAACTTCATTTCTATTTACATGCAGCCCTACATTTAAGTAtgtttcaagctgaattctcaTCAGTTATTTTGGGATATCATATGAtactcagtgtgtttcatttagTTTCAATTTGGTAGCGTCTAGCATACAGTTAGATCCTAAACCTCAGTTCCGGCATTTTATTTCCCccagttttcttttttaatgttaAGTTGATTTGCAGTGTAAGGGGTCTGATTAATAACAAACGTGGAGGTGTCTTGTGTATTATACTTCATCATTTTAAGATTACActaaatttcatttttaaaactgATTGGTTTGTAAATTAAGAATTTCAAAACTGTGTAAATGAATGGATATACTGTACCTTCAGTAAACATCTCACAGGATGAGCTAAGGACCGTTACACACCAGAG
It includes:
- the rbm15 gene encoding RNA-binding protein 15; the protein is MKGKERSPVKKRSRALDDIRERGGSHPTSKKMGVISISGGSNNGNSSSKSEGGSARRSLLGDKRDSRDFDGHVSSRTGNSHSYTSPVASSASSKNHNSSLSLEAAARSNSRAEQRTQLPAAESEYKTLKISELGSQLSDEEIEDGLFHEFKKFGDVSVKISRVNDERIAFVNFRRPDDARAAKHARGRLVLYDRPLKIEAVYMNRRRSRSPVEKDHFSAVAGHRHLHTQRPLSPTGLGYRDYRLQQLALGRLPPPPPPPLPRELEREREFAFYEARARPAYIAERAAAFREEDFISPEDDQRANRTLFLGNLDITVTESDLRRAFDRFGTITEVDIKRPTRGQNSTYGFLKFENLDMAHRAKISMSGKVVGRNAIKIGYGKATPTTRLWVGGLGPWVPLAALAREFDRFGTIRTIDYRKGDTWAYIQYESLDAAQAACTHMRGFPLGGPDRRLRVDFADTEHRYQQQFLQPLPLPHYDLVTESFVHRATPEAIRVRERTPPPLHFRERELYAGAEWPAPAIRERVRTPAFEPLEHLERERRPREPWSLERELPGRDAARKRRLLEDGRHLECSPDSSSEWAARRRRPPSLEGSPGGSSRDGRLSDSERPLRAERPSPARERRSSLDRGPGEKRLKSSSSLSESSIGTSPSQRKRKAGEASKGPSKRERAEGGSKGSQSSKQDPGGKLSMAWNGMLLLKNSNFPASMHILEGDLSVASGLLVDGSTGGKVTQLRITQRLRLDQPKMDEVSRRIKVAGPGGYAILLAVPGSSEDPSSSSSADPAASTQRPLRNLVSYLKQKQAAGVISLPVGGSRDKDNTGVLHAFPPCDFSQQFLDSSAKALAKTEEDYLVMIIVRGAS